The following coding sequences are from one Microbacterium wangchenii window:
- a CDS encoding alpha-mannosidase, which produces MPAHRAPVANAPSGRQHHDLSPSARPAATPDRTLHMIGNAHLDPVWLWPWQEGYQEARATFASALDRMDEYPDFVFTCDQIVLLSWVEEQDPDLFARIAHGVAEGRWVNVGGWWVEPDCNMPMGESFARQGLYGQRYLHSRFGRIATVGMNVDPFGHSATIPQILRGQRMDSYCFLRPGPHEGDLDDTLFHWESPDGSRVLTYRIPFEYGSAPGDVSFQTEKSLGQLDRSLGQMMVFYGVGNHGGGPTKANIESIHRYDRMGTFGRMTMSSPRAYFDEMLTRGAGFLDTLAVRRDDLQHHAPGCYSSHSGIKAWQRRAQFAALSAERWAAVEVALTGADYPRDDLERAWKQILFNQFHDILPGSAIEPSYDDARDQLGEAVAISKRIITRVHNRIARRIDIPADAATQPVVVFNPHPWPVSVDVDMQYSAQPHGVRVVDDADAPVLSQATQSTATTSDLSRGAVTFRADVPALGYALYRLLPGPALPADEGVRVAGDGTVLENAHLRVELDAATGDVVSLRDKTTGVDPLAGTRGQPRTAVCEDPTDTWGHRVISYAWPGAAFHLKRIVVRETGPLRSRVRVERGWGASTLVEEYLLSHDARALRVDVTLDWREHAHLLKLRFPVGLEHPAATYEIPYATLERPVDGAEEPAQSWVDLTGTIAGTPAGLTVVCTTKHGWDVSPAGTAGLGTASIGITAVRSPVYSWHDPRLLDPEGVYSFHDQGVQRFSLELIPHGGDWRAAQPTRRAAVLGSPVRAQLESFHPGDLPPRGSFVDDGGGAVMVTAVKGSEDVPDAAAADLIVRAVETRGLPGSARIALPLVGRTIEEDFGPHQVRTFRIPLDHEAPIVEVDLLEWPLGEEPA; this is translated from the coding sequence ATGCCTGCCCACCGCGCACCGGTTGCCAACGCACCCTCCGGCCGGCAGCATCACGACCTCTCCCCCTCCGCGCGACCGGCCGCGACCCCCGACCGCACGCTGCACATGATCGGCAACGCGCACCTGGATCCGGTGTGGCTGTGGCCGTGGCAGGAGGGGTACCAGGAAGCGCGGGCGACGTTCGCGAGCGCCCTGGACCGGATGGACGAGTACCCCGACTTCGTCTTCACGTGCGATCAGATCGTGCTGCTGTCGTGGGTCGAGGAGCAGGACCCGGATCTGTTCGCCCGCATCGCCCACGGCGTCGCCGAGGGCCGGTGGGTCAACGTCGGCGGGTGGTGGGTGGAGCCGGACTGCAACATGCCGATGGGCGAGTCGTTCGCGCGCCAGGGGCTGTACGGTCAGCGCTACCTGCACTCCCGCTTCGGGCGGATCGCGACCGTCGGCATGAACGTCGACCCCTTCGGGCACAGCGCGACGATCCCGCAGATCCTGCGGGGCCAGCGCATGGACTCCTACTGCTTCCTGCGGCCCGGTCCGCACGAGGGCGACCTCGACGACACGCTGTTCCACTGGGAGTCACCCGACGGATCCCGCGTGCTGACCTACCGCATCCCCTTCGAGTACGGCAGCGCGCCCGGCGACGTCTCGTTCCAGACGGAGAAATCGCTCGGTCAGCTCGACCGCTCGCTCGGCCAGATGATGGTGTTCTACGGCGTCGGCAACCATGGTGGCGGGCCGACGAAGGCCAACATCGAATCGATCCACCGCTACGACCGGATGGGCACCTTCGGGAGGATGACGATGTCGTCGCCGCGCGCGTACTTCGATGAGATGCTCACGCGCGGGGCGGGGTTCCTCGACACCCTGGCCGTGCGCCGCGACGACCTGCAGCACCACGCGCCGGGGTGCTACTCCTCGCATTCGGGCATCAAGGCGTGGCAGCGCCGCGCGCAGTTCGCCGCCCTGTCCGCCGAGCGGTGGGCCGCGGTCGAGGTCGCCCTCACGGGGGCCGACTACCCGCGCGACGACCTCGAGCGCGCCTGGAAGCAGATCCTCTTCAACCAGTTCCACGACATCCTGCCGGGGTCGGCGATCGAACCGTCGTACGACGATGCGCGCGACCAGCTGGGCGAGGCCGTCGCCATCTCGAAGCGCATCATCACGCGGGTGCACAACCGCATCGCCCGGCGGATCGACATCCCCGCGGATGCCGCGACCCAGCCGGTCGTGGTCTTCAATCCGCATCCGTGGCCGGTGTCGGTCGACGTCGACATGCAGTACAGCGCGCAGCCGCACGGCGTGCGCGTCGTGGACGACGCCGACGCGCCCGTGCTGTCGCAGGCCACGCAGTCCACGGCCACGACCAGCGACCTCAGCCGCGGGGCGGTCACCTTCCGCGCCGACGTGCCCGCGCTGGGCTACGCGCTCTACCGCCTGCTCCCCGGGCCCGCGCTTCCCGCGGACGAGGGCGTACGTGTCGCCGGCGACGGCACCGTTCTGGAGAACGCACATCTGCGCGTGGAGCTCGACGCCGCCACCGGCGACGTCGTCTCGCTCCGAGACAAGACCACCGGCGTCGACCCGCTGGCCGGCACGCGCGGTCAGCCGCGCACCGCCGTCTGCGAAGACCCCACCGACACGTGGGGCCACCGGGTCATCTCCTACGCCTGGCCCGGCGCCGCCTTCCACCTGAAGCGCATCGTCGTGCGCGAGACCGGCCCGCTGCGCTCGCGCGTGCGCGTGGAACGCGGATGGGGCGCCAGCACTCTCGTCGAGGAGTACCTCCTCTCCCACGACGCCCGCGCGCTGCGGGTGGACGTGACGCTGGACTGGCGCGAGCACGCGCACCTGCTGAAGCTCCGGTTCCCCGTCGGGCTCGAGCATCCGGCCGCCACGTACGAGATCCCCTACGCGACCCTCGAACGCCCCGTCGACGGCGCCGAGGAGCCCGCTCAGTCGTGGGTCGATCTCACCGGCACGATCGCCGGGACCCCCGCCGGGCTCACGGTCGTGTGCACGACCAAGCACGGGTGGGACGTCTCCCCCGCCGGCACCGCCGGGCTGGGAACGGCGAGCATCGGCATCACGGCGGTGCGGAGCCCCGTGTACTCGTGGCACGATCCCCGCCTGCTCGATCCGGAGGGCGTGTACTCCTTCCACGACCAGGGCGTGCAGCGGTTCAGCCTCGAGCTCATCCCGCACGGCGGCGACTGGCGCGCCGCTCAGCCGACGCGGCGGGCCGCGGTGCTCGGGTCGCCCGTGCGTGCGCAGCTGGAGTCGTTCCACCCCGGCGACCTTCCGCCCCGCGGCAGCTTCGTCGACGACGGCGGCGGCGCCGTCATGGTCACCGCGGTCAAAGGCAGCGAAGACGTCCCGGACGCGGCAGCGGCCGACCTCATCGTGCGGGCCGTCGAGACCCGCGGCCTGCCGGGGTCGGCCCGGATCGCGCTCCCGTTGGTCGGCCGCACGATCGAAGAGGACTTCGGCCCGCACCAGGTGCGGACCTTCCGCATCCCGCTGGACCACGAAGCCCCCATCGTCGAGGTCGACCTGCTGGAGTGGCCGCTCGGTGAGGAGCCTGCATGA
- a CDS encoding sulfatase-like hydrolase/transferase, with protein MTSFPHSIDAYACAASVASRAADAPFEEEIPVTAASAPTSHPRPDVLVIQCDSLPPDLVGAYGDSHGATPAIDALAARGAVFDASCNAPLCTPSRAAMVTGRLASRLDCYDNAGEFSAEHPTMAHAFGALGYRTAIIGKMHFLGHDQHHGFDERLALDTDYSTGYDPRLYALAYDWDRPSGGNPNSPDMMGESYLAAESSSAYRERFRPGLHDERDARIHAQALAYLGRDRTEPFLAIASYHAPHNPFWAPDDDVARFDGAFPCLRAEVVAEAGIMDRWLNDFHYVPQVQERLMDAANLRWMYATVYAMLHELDRRVGELLEALPHPERTVVVFVSDHGDMLGDRGMLQKRTFYERSVRVPLIVSGPGIAEGVRCATPVSLVDLFPTLAGLVGAPLPADLDGVDVGAALAGGDASQHPVVSEYHGEGVHAPCFLLREGDVKYVLVHGFEERLYDLAADPGERADLAGSPEHAALLTRMRADLRRLVDPDDVARRARASQRRRGYIHRAVVGSAASG; from the coding sequence GTGACATCGTTCCCACATAGTATCGACGCGTACGCATGCGCCGCCAGTGTCGCATCGAGGGCGGCGGATGCGCCGTTCGAGGAGGAGATCCCGGTGACCGCTGCATCCGCTCCGACGTCGCATCCCCGCCCCGATGTGCTCGTCATCCAGTGCGACTCACTGCCGCCCGACCTCGTCGGCGCGTACGGAGACTCCCATGGCGCCACCCCGGCGATCGACGCCCTGGCTGCGCGCGGCGCGGTCTTCGACGCATCCTGCAACGCGCCGCTGTGCACTCCGTCACGAGCCGCCATGGTCACCGGGCGCCTGGCCAGCCGTCTGGATTGCTACGACAACGCCGGCGAGTTCTCCGCCGAGCATCCCACGATGGCCCACGCCTTCGGCGCCCTGGGTTATCGGACGGCGATCATCGGCAAGATGCACTTTCTCGGCCACGATCAGCACCACGGGTTCGATGAGCGCCTCGCCCTCGACACCGACTACAGCACGGGTTACGACCCGCGGCTGTACGCCCTCGCGTACGACTGGGACAGGCCCAGCGGCGGCAACCCGAACAGCCCCGACATGATGGGCGAGTCCTACCTCGCCGCCGAATCGAGCTCCGCCTATCGCGAGCGCTTCCGGCCGGGACTGCACGACGAGCGCGATGCCCGCATCCATGCCCAGGCACTCGCCTACCTCGGCCGCGACCGCACGGAGCCGTTCCTCGCGATCGCCTCCTACCACGCGCCGCACAACCCGTTCTGGGCTCCGGATGACGACGTGGCACGCTTCGACGGCGCGTTTCCCTGTCTGCGCGCCGAAGTGGTGGCCGAGGCGGGGATCATGGACCGCTGGCTCAACGACTTCCACTACGTCCCGCAGGTGCAGGAGCGGCTGATGGATGCGGCCAACCTGCGGTGGATGTACGCGACGGTCTACGCGATGCTCCACGAGCTGGACCGGCGGGTGGGGGAGCTCCTCGAGGCGCTGCCGCATCCCGAGCGCACCGTCGTGGTGTTCGTCAGCGACCACGGCGACATGCTGGGGGACCGCGGGATGCTGCAGAAGCGCACGTTCTACGAACGGTCGGTGCGCGTCCCGCTCATCGTGAGCGGACCGGGCATCGCGGAGGGCGTGCGGTGCGCGACCCCCGTGAGCCTCGTGGACCTGTTCCCGACGCTGGCGGGGCTCGTCGGCGCACCGCTTCCGGCCGACCTGGACGGGGTGGACGTGGGCGCAGCGCTCGCGGGTGGCGACGCGTCGCAGCATCCGGTGGTCTCGGAGTACCACGGCGAGGGCGTCCATGCGCCGTGCTTCCTGCTGCGCGAGGGCGATGTGAAGTACGTCCTCGTGCACGGCTTCGAAGAGCGGCTGTACGACCTGGCCGCCGATCCGGGGGAGCGCGCCGACCTCGCAGGCTCGCCCGAGCACGCCGCGCTGCTGACCCGGATGCGCGCCGACCTGCGGAGGCTCGTCGATCCGGACGACGTGGCGCGCCGCGCTCGCGCCTCCCAGCGGCGGCGGGGCTACATCCATCGCGCCGTCGTGGGCTCCGCCGCATCCGGCTGA
- a CDS encoding LacI family DNA-binding transcriptional regulator yields MTTARESVTRPTIREVAEAAGVSRSTASRAMSGNGYVARDVRERVRAAAKTLGYVVDATARGLKQGTSRAVGVLVSDLRNVFYAELASGIGREARIHGRTLVLVDLHREAEDELAAAEALVASRVSGVIATPVSAELSAFLSRVGVPLIEVDRRFDSEATDAVVVDNRAAARESTSRLIDAGHRRIALLIDETEWTTGEERLRGYRDALTAHGIPVDESLVVPAGWDTAAATETARELLSRADRPTAVFAANNVLTEGVWRAAAALELPVPDQLSIVGFDDAPWMTIVEPGVSTSVQDVGSLGSAAMRALLERIESPAAPVRTIVMPTTFIDRGSIAPPPA; encoded by the coding sequence ATGACCACGGCGCGGGAGAGCGTCACCCGCCCGACCATCCGCGAGGTCGCCGAAGCGGCCGGGGTGTCCAGGTCGACCGCCTCGCGGGCCATGTCGGGCAACGGCTACGTCGCGCGCGACGTGCGCGAACGCGTCCGCGCCGCCGCGAAGACGCTCGGCTACGTCGTGGATGCGACCGCCCGCGGGCTCAAGCAGGGGACGAGCCGGGCCGTGGGCGTGCTGGTGTCCGACCTGCGGAACGTCTTCTACGCCGAGCTGGCCTCGGGCATCGGCCGTGAGGCCCGCATCCACGGTCGCACGCTCGTGCTGGTCGACCTCCACCGGGAGGCCGAGGACGAACTCGCCGCCGCCGAGGCGCTCGTCGCCTCTCGCGTATCCGGCGTCATCGCGACGCCCGTCTCCGCCGAGCTGAGCGCCTTCCTGAGCCGGGTGGGCGTTCCACTGATCGAGGTCGACCGCCGGTTCGACAGCGAAGCCACCGACGCCGTCGTGGTCGACAACCGTGCTGCCGCGCGCGAGTCGACCTCCCGGCTGATCGACGCCGGCCATCGCCGCATCGCGCTGCTGATCGACGAGACGGAGTGGACGACGGGTGAGGAGCGCCTGCGCGGGTACCGCGACGCCCTCACGGCCCACGGCATCCCGGTCGACGAGTCGCTCGTGGTCCCCGCCGGGTGGGACACCGCCGCGGCGACCGAGACGGCGCGCGAGCTGCTCTCGCGCGCAGACCGCCCCACCGCCGTCTTCGCCGCGAACAACGTGCTCACCGAAGGCGTGTGGCGCGCCGCCGCCGCCCTGGAGCTGCCGGTGCCCGACCAGCTGAGCATCGTCGGCTTCGACGACGCCCCGTGGATGACGATCGTCGAGCCGGGTGTCTCCACCAGCGTGCAGGACGTCGGATCGCTCGGATCCGCCGCCATGCGGGCCCTGCTCGAGCGCATCGAGTCGCCGGCCGCGCCGGTGCGGACCATCGTGATGCCCACGACGTTCATCGACCGGGGCTCCATCGCCCCTCCCCCCGCCTGA